A single Gammaproteobacteria bacterium DNA region contains:
- a CDS encoding DUF2200 family protein: MTDHKIFSMAFSKIYSLYVQKAERKNRTEEEVIQIICWLTGYTPDELAKQVGEDKD, from the coding sequence ATGACCGATCACAAAATCTTCTCTATGGCATTCTCAAAGATCTATTCTCTCTATGTTCAAAAGGCTGAGAGGAAGAACAGAACGGAAGAGGAGGTCATCCAAATCATCTGCTGGCTCACGGGTTATACCCCTGATGAACTGGCAAAGCAGGTTGGCGAAGACAAGGATTT